A part of Armigeres subalbatus isolate Guangzhou_Male unplaced genomic scaffold, GZ_Asu_2 Contig1167, whole genome shotgun sequence genomic DNA contains:
- the LOC134202329 gene encoding LOW QUALITY PROTEIN: uncharacterized protein LOC134202329 (The sequence of the model RefSeq protein was modified relative to this genomic sequence to represent the inferred CDS: inserted 1 base in 1 codon; deleted 2 bases in 1 codon), whose amino-acid sequence MIKVTKTTGAYAALVSVVSGTIVWFNFRPLGIFFFSGLVVFWCRQYANLRXQMTPLVEDRLRQWGRRALELRNEKPGMFCALISGFLVVLAFIGHVVSGAYIVVALLVLSIVISTKYDIKIVADQGTK is encoded by the exons ATGATTAAAGTTACCAAAACAACCGGGGCGTATGCGGCCCTGGTTTCCGTTGTATCTGGAACAATCGTATG GTTCAACTTCCGACCGTtgggaatcttcttcttctctggTTTGGTGGTGTTTTGGTGTCGGCAGTACGCCAATCTCC CTCAAATGACCCCACTGGTCGAG GATAGGCTTCGACAGTGGGGCCGCCGGGCGCTGGAACTTCGGAACGAGAAGCCTGGCATGTTCTGTGCGCTCATATCGGGCTTCTTGGTTGTGTTGGCTTTCATCGGTCACGTGGTTTCCGGAGCGTACATCGTGGTCGCACTGCTGGTGCTGTCCATCGTGATTTCCACCAAGTATGACATCAAAATCGTTGCCGATCAGGGGACAAAGTAA